Part of the Roseobacter litoralis Och 149 genome, TGGCGGCGTTTTTGTATACGTCGGGTACTACAGGTCGCTCCAAGGGGGCGATGTTGACACAGGAAAACCTGCTGTCGAACACGCAGACGCTGACCGATTTCTGGCGGTTTTCTGATCAGGATGTCCTGTTGCATGCCTTGCCGATCTTTCACACGCATGGTCTTTTCGTGGCGACGAACATCACATTGCTGGCGGGGGGGGAGATGATCTTTCTGCCAAAGTTTGATCTTGATGAGATGATCCGACTGATGCCGCAGGCGAGCACAATGATGGGTGTTCCGACGTTCTACACCCGTCTTTTGAGCGATGACCGTTTCACACGGGCACTGACAAAACACATGCGCCTGTTCGTGTCGGGCAGCGCACCGTTGCTGGCAGATACGCATACCGCTTTCGAAGAGCGCACCGGCCACCGTATCCTTGAGCGTTATGGCATGACGGAGACGAATATGAACACGTCAAATCCCTATGAAGGGGACAGACGTGCAGGCACCGTTGGTGTTGTGCTTCCGGGCGTGGAGGTTCGTGTCACGGATGCAAGCACAGGCGTTGCGCTGCCACAGGGCGAGATCGGCGATGTGGAAGTGCGCGGGCCCAATGTTTTCAAAGGGTATTGGCAGATGCCCGAGAAAACTGCCGAAGAATTACGAAAAGACGGGTTTTTCATTACCGGAGATCTGGGTCGGTTTGATGAAGACGGGTATTTGCAGATCGTCGGGCGCAACAAGGACCTGATTATTTCGGGCGGATACAATATCTATCCCAAAGAGATTGAACTGGTGCTTGACGAACAGCCCGGCGTGCTGGAAAGCGCTGTGATCGGCGTGCCACATCCGGATTTCGGCGAAACGGTCGTCGCGGTGCTGGTGCCCGTCCCGAAGGCCACACCGGATTTGTCGCAAATCGAACAGGCCGTCAGGCAGGCGCTGGCGCGGTTCAAAAATCCACAAAAGATGATCATTGTGCCGGAACTGCCCCGCAACACGATGGGCAAGGTGCAAAAGAACGAATTGCGCGCGCGCTATAAAGATCTGTTTACAAAAACCCCTTCCAGTGCCGCGACGGGTTAACGCCCCGCGCTGGTCGAATAGGTCCCGAAACGACCGACCGGAACATGTGTGAACACCGAGCAGGAGAGTGTCGTGCCCGGGTTTTCCGGCCACAACGGCGCGTGTTGAAGGTCGCCACAGCGCGTTAAAGGTATTTGTTGACCAGATTTTCGAGCCGTTCCTGCCGACCTGAACGTGGTTGCGGGTCAATGCCTTGTGCGGTCACCAGATCAGAAATCTCTGTCAGATCAGAGGTCAGCAGCTTTTGCCCCAAATCTTCCGACCAGCCCGCATAGCGCGCCTCACGGGCCGCCTCCAGCTGACCATCCTCAAGCATTGCCGCGGCGGCCTTTAACCCCGCAGCGCAGGCATCCATACCACCCACATGCGCAAGGATCAGATCCGCAGGGTCAAGCGATTGTCGGCGCAGCTTTGCGTCAAAGTTGGTGCCCCCAGTGTCGAAGCCCCCGGCACGCAGAACTTCGTAATAGGCAAGCGCCATCTCGGGAACGTTGTTTGGGAACTGATCGGTATCCCACCCCGATTGGTAGTCATTCCGGTTCATGTCAATCGAGCCGAAAATCCCCAATGCCCGTGCCAGTGCAAGCTCATGCTCAAAACTATGGCCTGCAAGGATCGCGTGGCCCTGTTCGATGTTGACTTTGACCTCACCTTCCAAACCGAAATCCTTGAGGAAGCCATAGACCGTCGCGACGTCGTAATCATACTGGTGTTTCGTCGGTTCCTGCGGTTTGGGTTCGATCAGGATGGTGC contains:
- a CDS encoding malonate--CoA ligase; amino-acid sequence: MANPLYDAVFGQYHGAETVFLRLPDGQTISHGAFVAMAGRFANVISDIGLKPGDRLAVQVEKSPQALAVYAACVRAGVIFLPLNTGYRATELAYFVANSGARLLLCDDSKRGDLAAVAAQADARLETLNADGTGSFTDMAKDMSEAFETVDRSSDDLAAFLYTSGTTGRSKGAMLTQENLLSNTQTLTDFWRFSDQDVLLHALPIFHTHGLFVATNITLLAGGEMIFLPKFDLDEMIRLMPQASTMMGVPTFYTRLLSDDRFTRALTKHMRLFVSGSAPLLADTHTAFEERTGHRILERYGMTETNMNTSNPYEGDRRAGTVGVVLPGVEVRVTDASTGVALPQGEIGDVEVRGPNVFKGYWQMPEKTAEELRKDGFFITGDLGRFDEDGYLQIVGRNKDLIISGGYNIYPKEIELVLDEQPGVLESAVIGVPHPDFGETVVAVLVPVPKATPDLSQIEQAVRQALARFKNPQKMIIVPELPRNTMGKVQKNELRARYKDLFTKTPSSAATG